One region of Streptomyces subrutilus genomic DNA includes:
- a CDS encoding DUF3039 domain-containing protein: MSTLEPERGTGTGTLVEPTPQVSHGDGDHERFAHYVQKDKIMASALDGTPVVALCGKVWVPGRDPKKYPVCPMCKEIYESMGPGGDKDKGGKGE; encoded by the coding sequence ATGAGCACTCTTGAGCCCGAGCGCGGGACTGGTACGGGGACCCTCGTAGAGCCGACGCCGCAGGTGTCCCACGGCGACGGCGACCACGAGCGCTTCGCCCACTACGTCCAGAAGGACAAGATCATGGCGAGCGCGCTCGACGGGACCCCCGTCGTCGCGCTCTGCGGCAAGGTCTGGGTGCCGGGCCGGGACCCGAAGAAGTACCCGGTCTGTCCCATGTGCAAGGAGATCTACGAGTCCATGGGCCCCGGCGGGGACAAGGACAAGGGCGGCAAGGGCGAGTAG
- a CDS encoding YqgE/AlgH family protein — protein MTEVSSLTGRLLVATPALADPNFDRAVVLLLDHDEQGSLGVVLNRPTPVGVGDVLLPWAPLAGDPGVVFQGGPVALDSALGVAVIPGEEGPLGWRRVHGAIGLVDLEAPPELLAAALGSLRIFAGYSGWGPGQLEDEVGEGAWYVVESEPGDVSFPDPERLWRAVLRRQRSELAMVATYPDDPSLN, from the coding sequence ATGACCGAGGTGTCCTCCCTCACAGGGCGGCTGCTCGTGGCCACCCCCGCCCTCGCGGACCCGAATTTCGACCGCGCGGTGGTGCTCCTGCTCGACCACGACGAGCAGGGCTCCCTCGGCGTGGTCCTGAACCGGCCGACCCCGGTGGGCGTCGGCGACGTCCTGCTGCCCTGGGCCCCGCTGGCCGGCGATCCGGGCGTGGTCTTCCAGGGCGGTCCCGTCGCGCTGGACTCGGCCCTGGGGGTGGCGGTCATCCCGGGCGAGGAGGGCCCGCTCGGCTGGCGCCGGGTGCACGGCGCGATCGGGCTGGTCGACCTGGAGGCTCCGCCCGAACTGCTGGCCGCGGCCCTGGGCTCGCTGCGCATCTTCGCCGGCTACTCGGGCTGGGGCCCGGGCCAGCTGGAGGACGAGGTCGGCGAGGGCGCCTGGTACGTCGTGGAATCGGAGCCCGGCGACGTGTCCTTCCCGGACCCCGAGCGGCTGTGGCGGGCCGTCCTGCGCCGCCAGCGCAGCGAGCTCGCGATGGTGGCCACCTATCCGGACGACCCGTCGCTCAACTGA
- the murA gene encoding UDP-N-acetylglucosamine 1-carboxyvinyltransferase: protein MTGTVSDDVLLVHGGTPLEGEIRVRGAKNLVPKAMVAALLGSGPSRLRNVPDIRDVRVVRGLLQLHGVTVRPGEEPGELVLDPTHVESANVADIDAHAGSSRIPILFCGPLLHRLGHAFIPGLGGCDIGGRPIDFHFDVLRQFGATIEKREGGQYLEAPQRLRGCKIRLPYPSVGSTEQVLLTAVLAEGVTELSNAAVEPEIEDLICVLQKMGAIISMDTDRTIRITGVDRLGGYNHKALPDRLEAASWASAALATGGNIYVRGAQQRSMMTFLNTFRRVGGAFEIDDNGIRFWHPGGPLKAIALETDVHPGFQTDWQQPLVVALTQASGLSIVHETVYESRLGFTSALNQMGAHIQLYRECLGGSACRFGQRNFLHSAVVSGPTKLQGADLVIPDLRGGFSYLIAALAAEGTSRVHGIDLINRGYENFMEKLVELGAKVELPGGDLV, encoded by the coding sequence ATGACCGGCACAGTCAGTGACGATGTACTGCTTGTCCACGGCGGCACCCCGCTCGAGGGCGAGATCCGTGTCCGCGGTGCGAAGAACCTCGTGCCCAAGGCCATGGTCGCCGCTCTGCTCGGCAGCGGACCCAGTCGGCTGCGCAACGTTCCCGACATCCGTGACGTCCGGGTCGTGCGCGGGCTGCTCCAGCTGCACGGGGTGACGGTCCGTCCCGGCGAGGAGCCGGGCGAGCTGGTGCTCGACCCGACCCACGTCGAGAGCGCGAACGTCGCCGACATCGACGCCCACGCGGGCTCGTCGCGCATCCCGATCCTGTTCTGCGGCCCCCTGCTGCACCGCCTCGGCCACGCCTTCATCCCGGGCCTCGGCGGCTGCGACATCGGCGGACGGCCGATCGACTTCCACTTCGACGTGCTCCGCCAGTTCGGCGCGACCATCGAGAAGCGCGAGGGCGGCCAGTACCTGGAGGCCCCCCAGCGCCTGCGCGGCTGCAAGATCCGCCTGCCCTACCCGTCGGTCGGCTCGACCGAGCAGGTGCTGCTGACGGCCGTCCTGGCCGAGGGCGTCACCGAGCTCAGCAACGCCGCCGTGGAGCCCGAGATCGAGGACCTCATCTGCGTACTGCAGAAGATGGGCGCGATCATCTCCATGGACACCGACCGGACCATCCGCATCACCGGTGTCGACCGCCTCGGCGGCTACAACCACAAGGCGCTCCCGGACCGCCTGGAGGCCGCCTCCTGGGCTTCCGCGGCCCTGGCGACCGGTGGCAACATCTACGTGCGCGGCGCCCAGCAGCGCTCGATGATGACCTTCCTGAACACCTTCCGCCGGGTCGGCGGCGCGTTCGAGATCGACGACAACGGCATCCGCTTCTGGCACCCGGGCGGCCCGCTCAAGGCCATCGCGCTGGAGACGGACGTGCACCCCGGCTTCCAGACCGACTGGCAGCAGCCGCTGGTCGTGGCCCTGACGCAGGCCTCCGGCCTCTCGATCGTCCACGAGACGGTCTACGAGTCCCGGCTCGGCTTCACCTCGGCACTGAACCAGATGGGTGCTCACATCCAGCTGTACCGCGAGTGCCTGGGCGGCAGCGCGTGCCGCTTCGGCCAGCGCAACTTCCTGCACTCGGCGGTCGTCTCCGGCCCCACCAAGCTGCAGGGCGCCGACCTGGTCATCCCCGACCTGCGCGGCGGGTTCTCGTACCTGATCGCGGCGCTGGCGGCCGAGGGCACCTCGCGCGTCCACGGCATCGACCTGATCAACCGCGGCTACGAGAACTTCATGGAGAAGCTCGTGGAGCTCGGCGCGAAGGTCGAGCTGCCGGGCGGCGACCTCGTCTGA
- a CDS encoding HU family DNA-binding protein, with product MNRSELVAALSERAEVTRKDADAVLAALAETVGEIVAKGDEKVTIPGFLTFERTHRAARTARNPQTGDPIQIPAGYSVKVSAGSKLKEAAKGK from the coding sequence ATGAACCGCAGTGAGCTGGTGGCCGCTCTGTCCGAGCGCGCCGAGGTGACCCGCAAGGACGCCGACGCCGTTCTGGCCGCGCTCGCCGAGACCGTCGGCGAGATCGTCGCCAAGGGCGACGAGAAGGTCACCATCCCCGGCTTCCTGACCTTCGAGCGCACCCACCGTGCCGCTCGCACCGCGCGCAACCCGCAGACCGGCGACCCCATCCAGATCCCGGCCGGCTACAGCGTGAAGGTCTCCGCGGGCTCCAAGCTCAAGGAAGCCGCCAAGGGCAAGTAG